The sequence TTCCTGGAAGAACTGTCGGACGGGCCAAATGGGGGGGCCAAGTCCAGGCAGGGTCCATACATCTATCGCGGGCGAGATCGTCCTTGAGGCTACGGACGTGCAAGCCTCTGCCTTTCCGGGATCGGCAAGAGGATACGGTACCATTTTCTTTGAACGGCCGTTCCCCTACTCAAGCGGTCACATAATGGTTGGGGATACGCAGACGTCAAACAGTACCTGTGAATGTCCAACCGAAGGTCAGGAACACGATACAAGTGGGCATTACTTTCAAAACGGAGCGAGCGATAACCATGTGAATGGTGTCAGAATAAACAGGACCGCTAACGACCCCGACTCGAATACTACGCCTGGCGCTAGTTCCGCGATCAATAACGACAACGGAACCGGCAATACCTTCGCGAATCTCGATATTGCGGGAACCAGTTCATCTCCGATCATTATCGCAGCGGGTACGAACAATCTTCTAGAGTCCCTCAGGATCCTAGAGGGTCTCCCTAGTTCAATCGGTTCTCCGTTCATTGACCTGAACAATAATGGCCGTGACATCAACGACGCTTTGGACGCAGACGGGGGCGCCAACCGGACACAGAACTTTGCCTCAAACGTGAAGCTCTCTAAGGTGGAAAACGGCGATTATCACCTTACCGGCAGTTATCACAGTTTTCCTGGTGCCCAAGTTGACGTCGCCTTATCCGGCTTGAAAATAACGGAGGTAACCGAGCATGTTCTCGACGGCACGGTGATAGAACTTGGGATAAGAGTCGGCGTGACTACCGACGGCAACGGAAATGCTGCGATCGACCAAACGTTTACCGAAGCTGACGCCGGATTGATAGGCACATTTGATGCGATAACTACGCTTGCTACCGTGACCGCTCCGGCGACGTTTGTGGGAGATACCTCCGAGTTTTCGGACCCGGTCCCGGTTCCGGACCCTGTGGCGGATTCCGACAACGATGGGAAAACAGATATATCCGTCTTTCGCCCCGCAGGTGCCAATGGGCCGAGTTTTTGGTACATCCTCAACAGCTCGGACAGTTCGATTCGTGCGCAGCAGTTCGGGCTTGGTAACGATGTGATCGTGCCGGGCGATTATCAGCGCGACAATGTGTCGGACTTCGCGGTTTTTCGCCCCTCGAATGGCACTTGGTACAACTCGCTGGTCACTGGCGATCCGGCGACCAATTTTGACGCTGTGCAGTGGGGTGCTCCGACAGACATCCCGGTCGTGGGCGATTTCTTGGATATCGGATCTAATCAGCAGGCTGTCTTTCGGCCAAGCGAGGGGAATTGGTATATCAGGAATCCATTTAACAATTCGGGAGTAGTTCTGAATTTTGGCCTGGCCACGGATAAGCTGGTTCCGGCCGATTATAACGGCGACGGCCGGACCGATCCGGCGATCTATCGCGACGGCCTGTGGGCGATTAACCCGTGCATTGGCTGCGATGCGATCTTTCATCATTTTGGACTTGCGGGTGACATCCCAACGCCGGGTGATTTCGACGGTGACGGGATCGCTGATATCGCTGTATGGCGGCCATCGACTGGGGTTTGGTATCTGAACCAGAGCGCGGCCGGGTTTACGGCCTTTCAGTGGGGAGCCAACGGCGATGTGCCCGTTAACGGTGATTTTGATGGTGATGGGAAGACCGATATTGCCGTCTGGCGGCCTTCGACGGGAATTTGGTACATCCTGCGGAGCACGGCGGGCTTCTTTGCGATCCAATGGGGACAGAACGGCGATATTCCGGTGCCGAGGTTTCAGAACTAGCAGTGCTCAAATGAGCGTTTGCGAATTTTGAGTTATCCTTGACAGGTGACTCAGAACGAGCTTCCGATCGGTATTTTTGACAGCGGCGTGGGCGGGCTGACGGTTTACCGCGCGTTGCACGACCGGCTGCCGAATGAGCATTTTGTTTATCTCGGCGATACGGCCCGAGTGCCGTATGGGACGAAATCGCTGGCGACCGTCGAGCGGTATGCGTTAGAGAATTCCCAATTTCTCGCTTCGCGGGGCATCAAGATGCTCGTGGTTGCGTGCAACACGGCATCAGCCCTTGCCTTGCCGGCAATCCGCGAAAGGATCGGCCTCGATGTGGTCGGCGTGATCGGGCCGGGCGGGCGACGGGCGGTCGAGATGACCCGGGACAAAGAAAGCCCGCGTATCGGTGTGATCGCGACCGAGGCCACAGTTGCGAGCGAAGCCTATCTCGAAGCGATCCGGCGTGTATCGGAAACTGCTGAGGTCCTGCAAGCCGGCTGCCCACTGTTCGTCCCGCTAGCCGAGGAAAACTGGACACGCGAACCTGAGACATCTTCGATCGCCGCAAAGTATCTCGCAGGAATGAAACAATTCGCCCCGGACGCGCTCGTGCTCGGGTGCACGCATTATCCAATACTCAGAGAGGTTATACAGCAGACGGTCGGTGAGGATGTTATCCTTGTAGATTCGGGCGAGGCAACGGCCGACGAGGTCGCGGCGCTGTTGCACGAGAAAGGCTTGACGAACACGAATGAGGTCGCCGGCCACCGGACGCTCTGCGACGACCTTGATCATTTTTACGTGACCGACGCTGCCGACAGGTTCGGCCGCGTGGCAGAACGTTTTCTGGGCGTCAAGCCGTCAAAACTCGAAGCGATCGAGGTTTACGGCGTGGATCAGTTAGAGAATTAAACAGGATATACAGGATAAACGGGATATAAGAAATTTCCTGTTCTGTTTATCCTCTTCATCCTGTAAATCCTGTTTGCACTAGATGACTTACGAGAGAATCGACAAAAGGACACACGACCAGATCCGCGCGACAAAGATCACGCCGAACATCTCGCCCTATGCCGAGGGATCGGCTCTGATCGAGGTAGGCGGGACGAAAGTGATCTGCACGGCATCGGTCGAGGACCGAGTGCCGATGTTTATGCGAAACAAGGGCCTCGGCTGGGTGACGGCAGAGTACGCGATGCTTCCACGCGCGACGAATACTCGCACGCAGCGCGAGACGCAGAAACCTTCGGGCCGGACGGCCGAGATCCAACGCCTCATAGGCCGCAGCATGCGGGCCATTGTTGATACTAAAGTACTCGGCGAGCGGCAAATATATCTTGATTGTGATGTCATTCAGGCTGACGGCAGCACGCGATGCGCTTCGATCACGGGAGCATATGTCGCGCTCGCACTAGCCTGCCGAAAGCTCGTAAAAACCGGTGTCATCAAGACAAATCCGATCCTCAGCGAAGTCGCAGCCGTCAGCGTCGGCATCATCGAAGGCACCCCGATACTCGATCTCGCCTACGCCGAAGACAGCGAGGCCGAGGTCGATATGAACATCGTCTGCACTGGCGAGGGCAAATTCATCGAGCTGCAAGGCACCGCCGAACGTGAGCCCTTCTCACGCGACCAAATGGACGCAATGCTGGTGCTCGCCGAAAAGGGGATACACGAGTTGTTCACGATACAGCGCTACGCGCTGCATGGATAAACTATTGAGAAACCCGCGGTCAAAGCATAAAATCAACGTATGACAGAAACGGTCCAAGAGATACTCGCGACGTTCGACCACCTTCCGCTTAGCGATCAAAAGGAGGTCACAAGGGTTATTCTTCAGCGTTCGCTCGAGGTTGATACTCCGACCCTTTCCGACGATGAAATGGTCCTCCAGGCAGAGGAATTATTCCTTGAACTAGACAAACAAGAGGCTGAGGATGCCGGAACCTGAACGCGGGGAGGTTTGGTTGGTGGATCTCGGCTATGCAGCAAAAGTCCGCCCCTGTTTGGTGCTAAGCGTTGCTGCCGAAGTCGTTGACCGTGCCTTAGCTACTCTTGTTCCACATACGACCAGCACAAGGGGTTCTCGCTTTGAGGTGAAATTACGGGTCCGCTATCTCCGCGCAGGTGCGTTTGACGTACAGAACCTCGTAACGATCCCGCACGCAAAGCTCATTAGAAAGCTAGGTTCGTTGATCCCGTCGCAAATGACCGAGGTCGAAGATAGGGTCAGGTTTTGGCTAGGGTTGTAACATCATCGGAGGGTTTAGTGACGAAGAACTTTGAAGGCAAAGCGGCGATTGTAACGGGCGGTACGCGCGGGATCGGGAAGGCGATCGTGTTGGAATTGGCGCGTCGCGGGGCGAATGTTGCGTTCAATTATTCAAAGAGCGAAGACGAGGCTGAGGCGTTGAAGGCCGAGGTTGAGAAGCTAGGCGTTCAGGCGCTCGCGGCTCAGTGTGATGTTGCGAATACAGAGGCCGCGGCGGAGTTTGTCGGGCAGGTGAAAGAAGCGTTTGGCACCGTTGACTTTCTCGTCAATAACGCCGGCATCACGCGGGACCAGCTCATTCTCAGGATGAAAGAGGACGATTGGGATGCGGTCATTGATACAAATCTCAAAGGCGCGTGGAATTTCTCAAAGGCTGCTATACGGCCAATGATGCGCAACGAGGATGGCGGCTCCATCCTGAACATCACCTCGATCTCGGGCGTTGTCGGCATGCTCGGACAATCGAATTATTCGGCTTCAAAGGCCGGCATGATCGGGCTGACAAAATCGCTTGCCAAAGAGGTTGCCAGCCGCAAGATCACCGTCAACGCACTCGCACTCGGCCTGATCGAGACCGACATGGCGGCGGAGATGAACGAGGATTACCGCGAAAAATATCTGACGATGATCCCGCTCGGGCGGCTCGGCAATGTGCAGGAAGTGGCTGAGATAGCCTGCTTCCTTTTCTCGCCTTCGGCGTCGTATATCACGGGCCAGGTCGTGCAAGCCGACGGCGGCCTGGCTATGTAAACGCCCGCACGCGATGTCTTTCACATATCAGCAAGAGGAACAGCCCCGGCCCGACGAGCCGATCAACGAAGAATTTGCGGAGATCTACCAGCCGACGCCGATCTACACGACGGTGCTGATCGTCGCGATCCTGGGCGTGGCGGCCGTTCAGTTCATCGCGGGACTTGAGCCGTCGATAATGGCGGCCGGATTTGATAAGCCTGCGTTTCTTATCGGCCATGAATACTGGCGTATCCTCACCGGGGCTACGGTTCACGGCGGCGTGATGCACGTCGCGATGAACTGCTACGCCTTCTACAGTTTTGGCAAGATCGTCGAGATGCTGTCAAATCGCGCCCATCTGGCCATAGTTTTTCTATTGTCGGCGATCGGCGGCGGCATCCTGAGCCTCGTCTTCGTTCCTGACGGCCTTTCGGTCGGAGCGTCAGGCGGCATTGTCGGACTGGTCAGCTATTTGCTTGTTTATGCGTTTCGCCGCAGGAGATTTATTTCCGCGGAGTTTCGAAAGAGCCTGCTGATCAATATCGGTTTTATCGTCATTTTCGGCCTTGTCCTGTTTCGAGTGATCGATAATTTTGGCCATATCGGCGGACTCATCACGGGTGCCGTTTATGGTTTTGTTCAGATCCCGTCGGACGAATATACGGACCCTCGCGCAGCAGGTGCATTCGCGCAGATGGCCGGGCTTGCGGCAGTGGGCACCTATCTCGCGGGCTGTTTGATGAGCGTCCTGCTGATCCTGAGGGTGATCTAGGTAATGGGGCGCGTCCGAGTTCATCAACACGTCAATCCGCTGGCACCGTATTTTCGCCGTTCGCCTGAGCCTATTGATCTCGCGGCGGTCTTTAGCGATCCGACGAGGCCGATCTTTCTTGACCTCGGATGTGCGCGTGGACGTTTCTTACTGCGAATGGCCGAGGCCGAGCCGAGTTGGAACTATCTTGGCATCGAGATCCGGGAAGCACTGGTTACGGAAGCCAACAGGCTTGCTGCCGAGGCCGGATCACAGAATCTCCACTACGTCTTTTGCAACGCAATGCTCTGGCTTGATCGGCTGCTCGAGGCGATCCCGACGGGATCGCTCCAGGCGGTGGCCATTCAGTTCCCTGATCCGTGGTTCAAAAAGAAGCACGCAAAACGCCGTATGGTGAATGGCGAAATGATCCGAACCATTGCTCGTCGCCTGGCACCGGGCGGAAGCGTTTTTGTCCAAACAGATATTGAATTTTTGGCTGATGAGATATTCGACCTGTTTCGAGCAAGCGGTGAATTTGAGGAGACTGAGATCGATATGAGTCCGTTTCTCGTTCAGACAGAACGTGAGCGAGCCGTCCTGGACAAAGGGCTCGCTGTATATCGCAGATCTTTCAAGAAGGAAAAGTAAGGGCCGGCGTGTTGGCCGGCCCCACTTGAAATGGTTACCAGTTGATATCCAATTCGTAATCGTCAGCCCCGCCATTCGGATCAAAGATCTGGACGATCGCCGTGAAATCATTCTCCCACGACGGCTGCTGAAGGATATTCATCGTGCCGCGGCCCTCGCGCCGGCGAACCGTGACCGATCCCGGCCGCCGTGCAAGGTAGCCATTAATATCAAATCTGACATTCGATAGGCCCGTGCCCGCCGTGTCCTGCGACTGCACATCGCTGCCCGAGATCATGATGTTCACGCTCTGGTCCACCCGGCCGCGCCATCGGACACTTCCTGAGCGATACGGTTCCTCGACGTTTTGCGCGGTGCCGGACCAACTGATCTCGACGCCGTACGTATCAGAGCCGCCATTGCGGTCATATATTTGCACGATCGCCGTGTAGTCGTTGCCCCGATTCGGCTGCTGAATAACCGAGACCGT is a genomic window of Chloracidobacterium sp. containing:
- a CDS encoding VCBS repeat-containing protein; this encodes MKNVVSAFGVAIRGLLPIILLLAAAWLPRPGNSDPALPALDESLQTFTVTTNADEGAGSLRQAIIDANGAAGTDTIAFSVGSGPVSINLLTDLPDITGPVLIDGTTQPGFAGIPLVEVQGFGIKITGGGSTVRSILVTGGPGVILETGGGNTVIGCRLTGLTAGVFINNSPNNQIGGTTAAASNNIGSNGYGVRIIGAAASGNIVTGNFIGLFSDGGDGRNTTVGVAIEGSPNNRIGGTTVGERNIISNNGGGSTTPSNLFRGNVFITGAGATGNTVQGNYIGTNIAGTADGAIGTNGNRHNGVRIDGAPDNTVGGTVGTTPGGSCTGACNVISGNRTNGGVYITGAAATGNNVVGNFIGTNVAGTAAIINVRGVTVTGGASNTTIGNGTAAGRNVISGTTGGLENTEGGIVLDGPNNTVHGNYIGSDTTGTQVLGNIPSGILVTGTDNTIGTGEGTTFGGACTGGCNLIVPSGGPGVRILGTTNPIGRNTVDYNYIGLNAAGTDALLGVNFPGAIWIVGSSQNTIGRAGTPARSAALRSPPDSPNAIHCIQDETSFDYIKFDDQTGVYSWKNCRTGQMGGPSPGRVHTSIAGEIVLEATDVQASAFPGSARGYGTIFFERPFPYSSGHIMVGDTQTSNSTCECPTEGQEHDTSGHYFQNGASDNHVNGVRINRTANDPDSNTTPGASSAINNDNGTGNTFANLDIAGTSSSPIIIAAGTNNLLESLRILEGLPSSIGSPFIDLNNNGRDINDALDADGGANRTQNFASNVKLSKVENGDYHLTGSYHSFPGAQVDVALSGLKITEVTEHVLDGTVIELGIRVGVTTDGNGNAAIDQTFTEADAGLIGTFDAITTLATVTAPATFVGDTSEFSDPVPVPDPVADSDNDGKTDISVFRPAGANGPSFWYILNSSDSSIRAQQFGLGNDVIVPGDYQRDNVSDFAVFRPSNGTWYNSLVTGDPATNFDAVQWGAPTDIPVVGDFLDIGSNQQAVFRPSEGNWYIRNPFNNSGVVLNFGLATDKLVPADYNGDGRTDPAIYRDGLWAINPCIGCDAIFHHFGLAGDIPTPGDFDGDGIADIAVWRPSTGVWYLNQSAAGFTAFQWGANGDVPVNGDFDGDGKTDIAVWRPSTGIWYILRSTAGFFAIQWGQNGDIPVPRFQN
- a CDS encoding glutamate racemase → MTQNELPIGIFDSGVGGLTVYRALHDRLPNEHFVYLGDTARVPYGTKSLATVERYALENSQFLASRGIKMLVVACNTASALALPAIRERIGLDVVGVIGPGGRRAVEMTRDKESPRIGVIATEATVASEAYLEAIRRVSETAEVLQAGCPLFVPLAEENWTREPETSSIAAKYLAGMKQFAPDALVLGCTHYPILREVIQQTVGEDVILVDSGEATADEVAALLHEKGLTNTNEVAGHRTLCDDLDHFYVTDAADRFGRVAERFLGVKPSKLEAIEVYGVDQLEN
- the rph gene encoding ribonuclease PH; translation: MTYERIDKRTHDQIRATKITPNISPYAEGSALIEVGGTKVICTASVEDRVPMFMRNKGLGWVTAEYAMLPRATNTRTQRETQKPSGRTAEIQRLIGRSMRAIVDTKVLGERQIYLDCDVIQADGSTRCASITGAYVALALACRKLVKTGVIKTNPILSEVAAVSVGIIEGTPILDLAYAEDSEAEVDMNIVCTGEGKFIELQGTAEREPFSRDQMDAMLVLAEKGIHELFTIQRYALHG
- a CDS encoding type II toxin-antitoxin system PemK/MazF family toxin, which gives rise to MPEPERGEVWLVDLGYAAKVRPCLVLSVAAEVVDRALATLVPHTTSTRGSRFEVKLRVRYLRAGAFDVQNLVTIPHAKLIRKLGSLIPSQMTEVEDRVRFWLGL
- the fabG gene encoding 3-oxoacyl-[acyl-carrier-protein] reductase; the encoded protein is MTKNFEGKAAIVTGGTRGIGKAIVLELARRGANVAFNYSKSEDEAEALKAEVEKLGVQALAAQCDVANTEAAAEFVGQVKEAFGTVDFLVNNAGITRDQLILRMKEDDWDAVIDTNLKGAWNFSKAAIRPMMRNEDGGSILNITSISGVVGMLGQSNYSASKAGMIGLTKSLAKEVASRKITVNALALGLIETDMAAEMNEDYREKYLTMIPLGRLGNVQEVAEIACFLFSPSASYITGQVVQADGGLAM
- a CDS encoding rhomboid family intramembrane serine protease, with the protein product MSFTYQQEEQPRPDEPINEEFAEIYQPTPIYTTVLIVAILGVAAVQFIAGLEPSIMAAGFDKPAFLIGHEYWRILTGATVHGGVMHVAMNCYAFYSFGKIVEMLSNRAHLAIVFLLSAIGGGILSLVFVPDGLSVGASGGIVGLVSYLLVYAFRRRRFISAEFRKSLLINIGFIVIFGLVLFRVIDNFGHIGGLITGAVYGFVQIPSDEYTDPRAAGAFAQMAGLAAVGTYLAGCLMSVLLILRVI
- the trmB gene encoding tRNA (guanosine(46)-N7)-methyltransferase TrmB — its product is MGRVRVHQHVNPLAPYFRRSPEPIDLAAVFSDPTRPIFLDLGCARGRFLLRMAEAEPSWNYLGIEIREALVTEANRLAAEAGSQNLHYVFCNAMLWLDRLLEAIPTGSLQAVAIQFPDPWFKKKHAKRRMVNGEMIRTIARRLAPGGSVFVQTDIEFLADEIFDLFRASGEFEETEIDMSPFLVQTERERAVLDKGLAVYRRSFKKEK